In the genome of Sphingomonas sp. LR60, the window CGGCGGCAATTACACCGGCTTCTACCGCAATCCCGCAGATCCCGAATTCAAGGCTGGGTACACCGGCGGCGCCAGCAACGGCATCCCCGATCGCATCCCGACGCGCGACGTCCGCTACAACGACACCGCGCGCGAAGGCGGCATAGACGTCGATTTCGACGGCGCCCCCGATTACGTCGTCGACGGGGCGGGGCAGTTGGTGCCGTTCAATATCGGCACCGTCGTCCAGCCGGGTTATTCGACCGGCGGCAACGGAACGCGCGTCGCCGATTACCAGAACGACCTTCTGCCTGAACTGAAGCGTCATGTGGTCAACGTGATCGGCCATTTCGACGTCTCGCCGGCGCTGACGCTCTTCGTCGAGGGTAAATATGCCAATGTAAAGGCTTTCTCGCTGGGGCAGCCGTCGTTCGACTATTACCTCAACATCGCGCCCGACAATGCCTATCTGCCCGCTCAACTGGCCGGCAACGGGGCGCTATTGACCCGCGACAATTTTGACCTTGGGCAGCGCGGCGAGAACATCACGCGTGAGACATTTCGCAGCGTGGTCGGCGCTCGTGGCGACGTTAGTCCGCACGCCAGTTACGAGATCTCCTACACCTTCGGCCAGACCAACGTCACGAGCAACTACGTCAACGATAACTACGACGATCGCTTCCTGGCCGGACTGGATGCGGTGCGCGATCCGGCTACCGGGCAAATTACTTGCCGCGTCAATCTTGACCCAACCGCGCTGCCCGATCAGCCATATATCGACCCCGACACGGGCCGCTACACCGGTGCGCCGCGTACCTTCCGGCCCGGTGAGTGCGTGCCGCTCAACCTGTTCGGCGACAACGTCGCCAGCCAGGCGGCGCTGGACTTCGTGCGCGCCAACACGACCGACCGGTCGCGGATTCGGCAGCAGGTGGTCACTGCGTCGCTGTCGGGCGATTTCGGTCAAATCTTTCGACTGCCGGGCGGCCCTGTCGGCTTCGCGGTCGGTGGCGAGTATCGCAAGGAGGAAAGCCGCTTCATCCCCGATGCGATCGCGGCACAAGGCCTGACCTTCACTAACGCGCTCGGTCGGGACGAAGGATCGTTTGACGTCAAGGAAGTGTTTGGCGAGCTGAACGCCCCCCTGCTACGCGATCTCCCGTTCGCCCACCGGCTGGAAGTCGGCGCCGCGGCGCGCTTCTCCGATTATTCAACGATCGGAAATACCACCACGTGGAAGGTCGACGGCACCTGGTCTCCGGTGCGCGACATCACCTTCAACGGCACCTACTCAAAGGCGGTGCGTGCCCCTAACATCGGCGAGCTGTTCGGTGCGCGGTCGCAGACCTTCGCATTCATCACCGACCCGTGCGACCGCGCCGAGATCCAGAACGGCACGCAATACCGCGCCGCCAATTGCCAGGCTCTACTCGGGGGTTGGGGGTCACCGATCCGGCCAGCTATGTCGACGGGCGCAGCGCGAGCATTGGCGGTTTCAGCGGCGGCAACCTTGCGCTGCGTGAGGAGGAGGCGACCACCTGGACTGCAGGTGCAGTGCTACAGCCGAGGTTTGTGCCCGGCCTGACGGTGCGTGCCGACTGGTACGACATCAAGTTGAAGAACGCTATCAACACCGTCACCGCGACGCAGCTGGCACAACTATGCGTCGATCAGCCGACGCTTCAAAATCAGTTCTGCGGCCAGCTTACGCGCACGGCTGCGGCAACCAGCACGGCAGAAATCGGCAACATCACCAGCTTCACCGTCATTCCGCAGAATGTTGCAAGCTTCGCGACCGCCGGATTGGACCTGAACGTCAATTACCGGTTAGAAACTGCCTCACTCGGTAATTTCAATCTGCGGGTAATCGGCAATTATCTGGACAAGCTGGAGTTCTACGGGACGCCGGGTGCAGATGTCACCAACAGCCGCGGCGAAGCCTATGCGCCGAAATACACTGTCAACGCCGACCTGACGTGGCAGCTAAATGCACTAACTCTGAACTACGGCCTTTCGTGGTTCGACAAGACGCTGCGCTACACCAATCAGATTATGACAGGAAATCCTGACATTGTTGCTCGTGAGTATAAGTACGTCAAGCAGCTGTGGCAGCACGATATTTACGCCAGTGTCGACATCACCGACCGCTTCCAGATGTTTGGTGGTGTCAACAATGTGTTCGGGCAGAAGCCGGAACTTGCCACATTGTCCTATCCGGTGTCGGCAGTTGGCCGCTACATGTTCGTCGGCGCACGGGTGAAATTGCCGCGCATCTAAATGCGGATGGATTGGTGTCGCAGGTTGGCATGCCTGCGGCATCATGCCTCGGCCATTTTCTGTTCCACCAATGCACCCGCGCGCGCCAAGTCCACGTCCGTTGGCTATTCGAAGGACTGATATCCGAATGCCTCGCCCGTAACGTCTTCATCTGCCAAGACGCTGCATCGCCCGCTCCATCGTCGGAATGTCGGGTGACCGCTCTTCACCCAGTTTCTCACCCCGCGCGCCACCTCCTGCTTATCAGCCCCTTGCAGACCGGGCTCTCGGCCACTGGCCCATCATCTACGCACCGCGGATCGCCCATAGCGAGGAGGCAGCGGGCTTGCTTCCCCTGGTGGGCATAGGCATGGGCGGTGGCCGGGTCTTCTCGCAATCGTGACGCGCTGGTATTGAACCAGTTCGCTGTCGGCCGCGCCGCCCAACCGATCGAAAGACCCACTTCCGGCCGCTCAGTCGGTTCGCAGAGCTTCCCCATACCCGACGTTCGTTCATCTTCATTACGACAGATAGCCGTCAGCGCTTTTGGTGCCGAACAGCCTAGGAGAGTGTTGAGCCGGCTCCCACCCAAACTTTTTGCTGAAGTAGCGTTGGCCTTTGAAAGGGCGGGCTGCCGATGGCTAGAACTCGAAGCAGGCACTGCAGCACGCTCATGATCATAGAGGCGCTACCGTAAACGTTAAGTTCTGCGGCGTACCGCGCCGTTATGGGTCTGCTCCATACCATCGCGCACTGTATGGCGCACAGTCACAACCTGCGGCTTGTGGCGCTTGCCGCTGCTGTCTGTGCTGTCGGCGTCTACGCAACATTCGCAATTGCGCGGCATACGGCGCGAGCAGTCGATGCGCTTCGCTTCCGATGGGCTCTCGTCAGCATCGTATCGGGTGGATGTACGGCATGGGCTACGCATTTCATCGTGCTTCTGGCCTACCAGCCAGGCATTGAAGCCGCGTTCGATCCGCTGGTCACCATCGCATCGTTAGCTTGTGCTATCGTGGGTATCGGCGGGGGCATTCTCGTGTCGATGCGCTCACGCCGTCGCATGCAGCAATTTATCGCAGGGCTCGTCATCGGCGTTGGCATCGCCGCGCTGCATTACATTGGACAATCGGCATATCTTGTTCGGGGCAGCGTCGCCTGGGATCCGGTGCTGGTGCTTCTCTCGCTCGTCGTCGGCGTGCCGTTGACCGGGCTCGGCATGATGACGTTGTCGCACCGACGTCGCTCCATTCGCCGCGCTGCGCCACCACTACTACTGCTTTCGATCGCCGTTCTGCATTTCTGCGGCATGGCGGCGATGACCGTTCGCCCCGATGCGACTGTCAGTTTCCCGGCGACCGCCATGTCGCCAGCAACCATCGCGCCGTGGGTAGCGGGCGTGTCGATCGCCCTCCTCACCCTTGCGATATTCGGTTGGCGCTTCGACCTCGCCGCAAAAGCAAGGCTCCGCCTTGATCAGCGCCGCCTGCGTGAACTCGCCGATGTCGCGCTTGAAGGCTTGCTGATCTGCACCGAGGACGCGATCACCACCGTCAATCAAAGCATCGAGCGCCTCTCCGGCTATGCGCCGGGCACGCTCCCTGGATCGTCCCTGAGCCAACTGCTTCCCGGCGTCGATTTCGCCAGCATGCCCGAGCGGGAGGAGCGGGAGGCGCAGCTCACCAGCGCAAGCGGCGACACCATTCCCGTCCGCATCCTTCGCGCGCAGGTTTCGCTCGGCCACAAGGTTCACACGGTCATTGCCGTACGTGACCAGCGTGAGCGGCTGCGGACCGAGGCACGCATGCGCACCCTGGCATTCAGCGACTCGCTGACCGGGGTCGCCAACCGCGGACGCTTCTTTGATCTGCTCTCGATCCACACGGCTTCGCGACGCGAGCGCGATCAATCCTTCGCGGTGCTCATGCTCGACCTCGATCGCTTCAAGCCAGTGAACGATAGGCTGGGTCATGCCGCAGGTGACGCTATCCTGCAGATGGTGGCGGAGCGGCTCCAGGCGACGCTGCGCGACGGCGATGTGCTTGCCCGGCTCGGCGGCGAGGAATTTGCTATTCTGCAGATTGCAGCAGACCATCTCGACTCCGTTGCCATCCTGGCGGAGCGCATCGTGCAGACGATCGGCGGCCGGCCCTTCACCTACCAGGGACAAGCGCTGCATCTTGGTGCGAGCGTCGGTTTCGCTTGGGCGCCGCAAGACGGCAACGACCCGGCCGAACTGCTGCGGAACGCCGATCTGGCACTTTATGCCGCGAAGTCGGACGGTCGCGCGATCTGGCGGCGATACGACCCGCGCTTTGATGAGGAGACACAGAAGCGGCGGCGCCTCGAGATCGGCCTGCGGCACGCGATCAGCCACGGAGAGCTGCAACTGCACTACCAGCCGCTGGTCGACGCTCAAACCGGCGCGATTACGTCCGCAGAGGCGCTGGTGCGCTGGAACCATCCCGAACGTGGGCTTATCCCTCCAGTCGATTTCATCGGACTTGCAGAGGAAACCGGATTGATCCTGCCCCTTGGCGACTGGGTGGTGCGGACAGCGTGCGCCGAGGCGGTCAGCTGGCCCGCAAACATCGGCGTGGCGGTGAACCTTTCGCCTGCGCAATTCCGTGACCATGGGCTCAGCAAGGTCGTCTTGTCGGCGCTCCATGAATCCGGATTGGAACCAAGCCGTCTTGAGTTGGAAATTACCGAAGGCGTGCTACTGAACGACGAGGCGGGTACGCTTGCGACTTTGGCCGAACTTCAGAAGGCCGGCGTACGCATCTCCATGGACGATTTCGGCACCGGCTATTCGTTCCTGAGCTATCTGCGCAAATTCCCCTTCGACAAGATCAAGATCGATCAATCATTCGTGCGTCAAATTCCCGACGATCCGGAAAGCGCGGCGATCATCCGGGCGATCATCACGATGAGCGCATGCCTCGGTATCAAAACGACCGTCGAGGGGGTTGAGACGAGCGAGCAACTCGCCTTCTCGGTCGCGGAAGATTGCGACACGATCCAAGGTTACCACGTCAGTCGACCGCTCACTGCAAGCGCTTTCCATGACGTTCTTGATCTCACGCAGCCATCTCGATCGGACATCCTTGTTGATCGATCGATGTGTTCCATGCGGGCCTGAGCTCACTCACGGCGAGGAAGCTTCGGTGCACTCGGGACGCCGCAAGCTTGGGTCCGCACCCCACCGAAATTTGCCTTTGAGGCAGAGCAACCCTCCGCCCCTGTCTAAGCTGCGCTGAGGGCGTTGGCTAATCGAAGAATGCGATTTTCCCCGCTTAGTACCCCCAATGACGCTTCCGCCCGAAGGCTGTAGGCTGGTCAGTGAGGGTCCCCCAGTTTCTCATCCATGTCGAAGGAGAGTTTCCGTCATTTTGAGGGTCCCCCAGTTTCTCATCCATGTCGAAGGAGAGTTTCCGTCATTCTGAGGGTCCCCCAGTTTCTCATCCATGTCGAAGGAGAGTTTCCGTCATTCATTCGGCCGCGATCTTGGCCGCGGCAGCAGCATATTCGACCGGCGTCAGCCAGCCAAGCGATGTGTGAGGGCGGCTCTCATTATAGTCCCGCCGCCAGGCCTCGATCTTGGCTCTGGCGTCCTCCAGCGACAGGAACCAGTGCGTGTTCAGGCACTCGTCCCGAAGGCGGCCGTTAAACGACTCTACGAAGGCGTTGTCGGTCGGCTTGCCCGGCCGGCTGAAGTCCAGGGTCACGCCATTCTCGTATGCCCAGCGGTCGAGCGCCTTCGAGATGAACTCCGGCCCGTTGTCCACCCGAATGGTCCTGGGCGCGCCGCGGGTTGACGAGATCCGCGCCATCACCTCGACCACCTGCTCACCCTTGATGCCCTGGTCGACGTCAATCGCCAGCGCCTCGCGCGTGAACGCATCGACGACCGTCAGCGCTCGCAACCGCCGGCCGTCGAACAGCGCGTCGGAGACGAAGTCCATCGACCACATCTCGTTGGCCGCCGCAGCCGCAGGCTGTCGGTCGCGGTTGGCAGCGCTGACGTTGCGGCGAGGCTTCTTGAGCCGAAGGCTCAGTCCATCATCCCGGTAAAGCCGATAGACCCTCTTGTGGTTCACGAACCATCCCTCCCTGCGCAGCAGGATGTAGATGCGGAAGTAGCCGTATCGCGTCCGCGTCGCCGCCAGATCGCGGATGCGCAGCATCAGCGGCGCCTGGTCCGGCCGATGCGACACGTAGCGCACCGACGACCGGTCGACGCCCAGCGCCAGGCAACTGCGTCGCTCGCTGACACCATGAGACGCCTGGACGTGCGCGACGAGCTCGCGCCGTCGTCCAGGCGTCAGGGCTTTTTGACAGCACGTCCTGCAGGATATGCTTGTCCAGGCTCAGGTCCGCGACCAGCTGCTTGAGCTTGCGGTTCTCCTCCTCGAGCAGCTTCAGGCGCCGCAGCTCGCCTACGCCGAGGCCGCCGTACACCTTCTTCCAGCGGTAGAATGTCTGCTCGGAGATCCCCATCCGGCGGATTACCTCCGCCACTGACGTACCCGTCTCCGCCTGCTTCAGCGCGAACGCGATCTGCTCGTCCGTATGCCTCGTCTTCTTCATGTCCAGCTCCTCGCCCGCAGGCTTCAAAGGACCGGAAAACTCTCACTCAACATGGATGAAAAAACAGGGAGGACGTCAAAGGCGGCACTTCGTTTGGCTTCGAACAACAAGGGCGCTCTTGACGAACGGCGGCTATGGCGCGCCTCGGTAGCTGGCATGGATGTCTAGGTTTGGGCGAAGTGGCCGTCCCGGTGCGGGTATCTGGAGGATGCAAATCGGCCTTCAGGAACCTCTAGGCCGGCCTAAAAGACGCTTGCGGCGAAGAAGTTTTCCGCCTCGTATGACGTCAGCGAGCTCAAGTGCCCTCGAAAGTTACACCGCCCTCTCGAGACCTCAGCGATTTCTGTCACGCAGACGATTTGCCATGCAAGGACCAGCGCAGAAAAGTGTACAGCGACTGGGAGCGCATCGCTCAAAAGGATACGACAATGGCAAAAAGCCAGCGCAAATCGAACAAGGAAATTCGCAAGCCTAAGGCGGTTAAATTAAATAATATCGCTGCCAATGCGCCCAAAAAGGACGGCCTGGTCGCTGCGCTCCTCGCAAAGAAGTAGACCTTAAAACGCACTTGCGTCGGCGCAGAACTTTCCGAAGGATCATCATGTCACGAGCTCTGAACGTCAACGCCACCGAGGCGGAAGTCAGAACACGCGCAGCGGCCATGGGAACCGCGATCAGCGCGATCGAGACGATCCTGTCAGGCGGAACACGTGTCGTATTCGCAAGTGGCGCTGACGCCGAGGTGATGCGAGGTGTTTTCGCCAATCAGCTGATCAAAGGAACGGTGACGCGTGCGCGGTGGGTTAGCGGTGGCTGACGGAAACGGTGTAAGCATGAGGCATCAGCGCTGGACGCAATGCGACATCACCACGTTGCGTAACCACCTTGGCGCCGGCGACATGCTGGTCGATGCCTGGCGTGGTCTGGAACGCTCCCCCTAACGGGTCATGTTAATGATCGGTCGCTTGCGGCTCCCTTTTCGGAGCAAATTCGCTGATCAGAGGCATGTTCCAGATAAGCGTTTTCAGTGATTGCGCCTACGTCCATCCGAAGACCCGATTAGCCTTTCGCCATGACGCCTGACTTTAAGTGCGCGTTTTGATTTTCGTGCGGGTTTCTGCCGGGTACAGTGCTCATGCCCCCCGCATCGGCAAGGTGAAATCATGACCGAGCTGGAGGATGCCTCCGCCTCGATCCTTGGCATGGTAGTTAGCTACTGACCCCGGCAATGGAAACATTGCGTCGGATTGCGCGAAAGCCTCGCAACCAAGCGTGACGGATCATGGGTTTATCATGACTTCGGTACGGGCAGTCACTCTCGCTGCGAGCTACATCAGCCGCAGCGCTTCGACCTTCTTCAATCGCTTTATCAAGATGCGCTCGGCCGATGTAGGGAATACGACTAGATATCATCACGCATCTCCTATTTTTGCTTGAACGCTCACTGCTAGAGCTCCCACCTTTGCTGGCAGCTCAGAACCCAATTTGAGGCGCCCGACTTCATTCTTGCAATCAACGATCCACTTTACCTCTCCTCCTTTGTCTGAGTCTCGGGGCAACCAACCGATATCTTCGACAAACTCGCGGCGCGGGAAGGGGGTAGCCGCAATTAAGGCACCATAAGCTTTCGCAAATGCCAAATGCGCATGGCGCGCGCTCGCGGATAAAGAGTTTTCAGCCATATATAGCGAATGATGTTCGCGATTGAGCAAATAATTGAGATCCATTGAACGCGCCTCCGTCAGAGCGGGAGCAATAGGCTCTCAGCCGCACATCGCCCGGAAAGTTTTACGCGGTGCAACCCTCTTAGCCCCTTTTACATGATTGAGATACCTTTTTATTAAATGCCCTTCTTATAACCTTGGCATGCTATAGAGGTTTTCTACGGCGTTTCCGAGTCCCTGTGAGGAGCCGTAAGCAATAAAGGTCACACGTGATGGCTTACCCCGAAGTGTTTTTCGTGACCTTTGACGCGAATTTAGTCACCTTAGATCTCAAACGACTCGAAGCGGGTCCTGTGATAAGGCTCGATATGGATGAAGCAAACACCCTCATAGATCAGCTTATCCAAGCAACACGAAGCGCGCTTAGTCGAGGGGCGATCATCGCCCCCGCTGCGGCACTACTACGGGATTTGCAGCTCTCAAATCGCCCAGGCTTTCTAGGACGAAAGCCGGTCTCTGTCGGGACCTAGATGCGCCAGTCTGCAATTGGGCGAAAGCGGGCGAGCGTTCGCGGGTATCCGGCCGGTATAATCGGTGCCGATAGCCCTTGCGCCGGAGGAGAGAAGGCGATTGAGGCGGAAGCCTCTCCGCCTCAATCTTTTTTTCGTTAGAAACCAAAGATATAGTTCGTTGTTTAGGAGGGCGGAGTTCGTCGCGGAGCCAGCCGTGGGCCATACTAACCGAGCGGTTTTCACCATCGTGGTTGTTGAAGATGACGACGATATTCGAACGTTAGCCGTGATGGCACTCGAATTAGATCCGTCCTTTCGCGTCATAGAAGCGAGAACTGGCGCAGCTGCCCTACAGACGGCGTGTACGGTGGCAGGATTGGATCTAATCCTCGTTGATCTCAGCCTTCCCGACATGGACGGCTTTGAGCTGGCCGACGCTCTCCAGCAGATCCAGACCGACGCGACCATACCCTTTGCTTTCTTCACGGCATCGGTGAGGGAGGCCGAGCTACAGCGCTACAAGGCGGCAGGAGCCAGAGGGGTCATAGCGAAGCCTTTTGACCCGCTTAGGTTGGCGACAACAGTCAGAAACTTGATCTAGCATCTCGTTGAAGCGGAGGTTCTCTCCGCCTCGTTTTGAGACTTTTCGCCATCTTGGCAGCCGGGCATTCGTACTTCTAAGAACGAAGGCGACGAGACAGGCCCCATGTTAGTGGTGCTGGAAGGGTGGCTATGCCGCTACAAGATTCTGCCCAACGGCTCACGCCAGATCATGGCGTTCCTGATGCCGGGAGACGCCTGCGATCTTCACATCAAGATGCTGGCGGAAATGGATCACAGCATACAGGCGGTTGCCCCCGCGCAGGTCGCGACCGTGTCTCGCCCCGAGATGTAGTCCATGATGGACGAGCATCCCAACATCGCGCGCGCGATGTACACAGCCCAACTGGTGGACGAAGGCATCATGCGGGCGTGGATCGTCAGCATGGGCCGGCGCAGCTCGGTCGAGCGCGTCGCCCATCTGATTTGCGAGCTGTACCTGCGCGCGCTCAACATCGGTCTTACGCACGATGGCGACTTCGCCCTGCCGCTGTCGCAGATCGTCCTTGCCGATGCGCTCGGCATGACGCCGGTTCACATCAACCGCGTTCTCAAGGAACTCCACCTCGCGGGAACGATGGCACTCAGTCGCGGCAGTGTGACGATCATAGATCCGGAGAAGCTGGTCCAGACCGCCGGATTTGACGAGAATTACTTGCACCGCCGTCGGCGTCAAACGGTTTAAGCTGCCACCCAGTCTCTCTATTACGCTCAGTTTAAGAGCCGCCTTATGGGCGCGGCAGCGTGTTCGGAACGAAGCAGATTGCTTGCACGAACGGCTTCCTCCGTTCTTAACTTAGACGAATCATAGCGCCAGGATTTGTGCTAAAGTCGGGACGTGGCTCACCTTAACCAGAGATGACAGGATCGCCGCAGCATGGATCGGGGGCTACATGTGCACTGAGACGGTCTCACACGCCAACGCTATAAGAAAGCTGCCTCCGATCGCGGTGGAAACCGAACTGCTAGAGCTGTTTTCGCCGACACGCTTGCCGTCACCGGAAGCCGTAGCCCCGCCCAAGAGCGAACACGGACCTTTATGGCGAACGGATGCGATTCACCGGGCAAAGAACATGGCTCAGATGACCATTTCCCTGGCGAATGTAGCAGGTCATCCCTCCCGGCGCTGGCTGCCGCCAGAGGTGACGACACAGGCAGGGCGCCTGTCGCGCGCTTATGACGAGCTGGGTATCGATGACGACCCCCGGATGCGTGCCCCCTGCGCGCCTTTGCTCACCGAGATCGTTACCCGGCTGGCCGACATATTCGGCCGTTCAAGGCAGGTTACAGTCCTAATCTCTGCGGAGGCAGTTCTTCTTCCGTCTGACATGCGACATGCGCTCCTGCTCATGGGCAGCGAGTTCGTCATCAACGCCTTGAAATACGGATATCCAGCAGGGGTTGGGGGGACGATCTCGGTCAACCTAATCGCCCAATTTGGAGAGGTCGAATTGATCGTTGAGGACGACGGCGTCGGTCTTGTTGAAATCTATTCCGCCCGACATGGCGGCGGGCTGCTCGAACAACTCAGGCGGGTGCTTGGCGCGACGGTGACAAGGACCGCAGGTGCGGCGGGCCATGGCTTTCGGGCTTCGATTTGGGTGCCGATAAACGTGTCGCAAGGTAGCAACGCTTGAGCTCGGCGCTGGACGATGCGGCATGGCTTGCAAGAGCAATGGACCGGGTAACACTCGGCGACCTCCCAAGCTTCCAAGAGGTGTACCAGCGCACCTCGGCAAAGCTGTTCGGTGTCTGCCTGCGTGTCCTCGTAGAGCGCTCGGAAGCCGAGGACGCGCTGCAAGAAACCTATG includes:
- a CDS encoding TonB-dependent receptor domain-containing protein — protein: MTMKISHRHAGCAMLALAMGCLSGTAAAQQTDNLPIASEPSAQAAPTSADGSTGNDIVVTGSRIRRPDFDSPSPVVSLGAATIQQSGITNLTDFLTGFPALQGSSTSADNSGSGAGIGATGLNLLNLRNLGTERTLVLVDGRRHVASLPGTQAVDVNTIPIDLVERVDVLTGGASAIYGADAVSGVVNFVLKKDFEGITARGQAGLSDHGDAGKRYVAVTAGKNFADGRGNFAVAYEYAEESRLQARARPQYRGGNYTGFYRNPADPEFKAGYTGGASNGIPDRIPTRDVRYNDTAREGGIDVDFDGAPDYVVDGAGQLVPFNIGTVVQPGYSTGGNGTRVADYQNDLLPELKRHVVNVIGHFDVSPALTLFVEGKYANVKAFSLGQPSFDYYLNIAPDNAYLPAQLAGNGALLTRDNFDLGQRGENITRETFRSVVGARGDVSPHASYEISYTFGQTNVTSNYVNDNYDDRFLAGLDAVRDPATGQITCRVNLDPTALPDQPYIDPDTGRYTGAPRTFRPGECVPLNLFGDNVASQAALDFVRANTTDRSRIRQQVVTASLSGDFGQIFRLPGGPVGFAVGGEYRKEESRFIPDAIAAQGLTFTNALGRDEGSFDVKEVFGELNAPLLRDLPFAHRLEVGAAARFSDYSTIGNTTTWKVDGTWSPVRDITFNGTYSKAVRAPNIGELFGARSQTFAFITDPCDRAEIQNGTQYRAANCQALLGGWGSPIRPAMSTGAARALAVSAAATLRCVRRRRPPGLQVQCYSRGLCPA
- a CDS encoding TonB-dependent receptor domain-containing protein, with protein sequence MREEEATTWTAGAVLQPRFVPGLTVRADWYDIKLKNAINTVTATQLAQLCVDQPTLQNQFCGQLTRTAAATSTAEIGNITSFTVIPQNVASFATAGLDLNVNYRLETASLGNFNLRVIGNYLDKLEFYGTPGADVTNSRGEAYAPKYTVNADLTWQLNALTLNYGLSWFDKTLRYTNQIMTGNPDIVAREYKYVKQLWQHDIYASVDITDRFQMFGGVNNVFGQKPELATLSYPVSAVGRYMFVGARVKLPRI
- a CDS encoding bifunctional diguanylate cyclase/phosphodiesterase — protein: MAHSHNLRLVALAAAVCAVGVYATFAIARHTARAVDALRFRWALVSIVSGGCTAWATHFIVLLAYQPGIEAAFDPLVTIASLACAIVGIGGGILVSMRSRRRMQQFIAGLVIGVGIAALHYIGQSAYLVRGSVAWDPVLVLLSLVVGVPLTGLGMMTLSHRRRSIRRAAPPLLLLSIAVLHFCGMAAMTVRPDATVSFPATAMSPATIAPWVAGVSIALLTLAIFGWRFDLAAKARLRLDQRRLRELADVALEGLLICTEDAITTVNQSIERLSGYAPGTLPGSSLSQLLPGVDFASMPEREEREAQLTSASGDTIPVRILRAQVSLGHKVHTVIAVRDQRERLRTEARMRTLAFSDSLTGVANRGRFFDLLSIHTASRRERDQSFAVLMLDLDRFKPVNDRLGHAAGDAILQMVAERLQATLRDGDVLARLGGEEFAILQIAADHLDSVAILAERIVQTIGGRPFTYQGQALHLGASVGFAWAPQDGNDPAELLRNADLALYAAKSDGRAIWRRYDPRFDEETQKRRRLEIGLRHAISHGELQLHYQPLVDAQTGAITSAEALVRWNHPERGLIPPVDFIGLAEETGLILPLGDWVVRTACAEAVSWPANIGVAVNLSPAQFRDHGLSKVVLSALHESGLEPSRLELEITEGVLLNDEAGTLATLAELQKAGVRISMDDFGTGYSFLSYLRKFPFDKIKIDQSFVRQIPDDPESAAIIRAIITMSACLGIKTTVEGVETSEQLAFSVAEDCDTIQGYHVSRPLTASAFHDVLDLTQPSRSDILVDRSMCSMRA
- a CDS encoding IS3 family transposase (programmed frameshift), which codes for MKKTRHTDEQIAFALKQAETGTSVAEVIRRMGISEQTFYRWKKVYGGLGVGELRRLKLLEEENRKLKQLVADLSLDKHILQDVLSQKALTPGRRRELVAHVQASHGVSERRSCLALGVDRSSVRYVSHRPDQAPLMLRIRDLAATRTRYGYFRIYILLRREGWFVNHKRVYRLYRDDGLSLRLKKPRRNVSAANRDRQPAAAAANEMWSMDFVSDALFDGRRLRALTVVDAFTREALAIDVDQGIKGEQVVEVMARISSTRGAPRTIRVDNGPEFISKALDRWAYENGVTLDFSRPGKPTDNAFVESFNGRLRDECLNTHWFLSLEDARAKIEAWRRDYNESRPHTSLGWLTPVEYAAAAAKIAAE
- a CDS encoding ribosome modulation factor is translated as MISSRIPYIGRAHLDKAIEEGRSAAADVARSESDCPYRSHDKPMIRHAWLRGFRAIRRNVSIAGVSS
- a CDS encoding response regulator, which codes for MGHTNRAVFTIVVVEDDDDIRTLAVMALELDPSFRVIEARTGAAALQTACTVAGLDLILVDLSLPDMDGFELADALQQIQTDATIPFAFFTASVREAELQRYKAAGARGVIAKPFDPLRLATTVRNLI
- a CDS encoding cyclic nucleotide-binding domain-containing protein, with the protein product MRTSKNEGDETGPMLVVLEGWLCRYKILPNGSRQIMAFLMPGDACDLHIKMLAEMDHSIQAVAPAQVATVSRPEM
- a CDS encoding Crp/Fnr family transcriptional regulator, whose amino-acid sequence is MDEHPNIARAMYTAQLVDEGIMRAWIVSMGRRSSVERVAHLICELYLRALNIGLTHDGDFALPLSQIVLADALGMTPVHINRVLKELHLAGTMALSRGSVTIIDPEKLVQTAGFDENYLHRRRRQTV